In one Catenovulum adriaticum genomic region, the following are encoded:
- the sodB gene encoding superoxide dismutase [Fe] gives MAFELPALPYEKNALEPHISTETIEYHYGKHHQTYVTKLNGLVEGTDLAEKSLEDIIKTSSGGIFNNAAQIWNHTFYWHCLSPNGGGEPTGAVADAINSAFGSFEEFKKQFNEKAVNNFGSSWTWLVKKPDGTVDIVNTSNAATPLTDADTKPLLTVDLWEHAYYIDYRNVRPNYLEAFWALVNWDFVAANLAS, from the coding sequence ATGGCATTTGAATTACCAGCATTACCTTATGAAAAAAATGCATTAGAGCCGCATATTTCAACTGAAACAATTGAATATCACTACGGTAAGCATCATCAAACTTATGTAACTAAATTAAACGGTTTAGTTGAAGGCACAGATTTAGCTGAAAAGTCACTTGAAGATATTATCAAAACTTCATCTGGTGGTATTTTCAACAATGCTGCTCAAATTTGGAACCATACTTTTTACTGGCACTGCTTAAGCCCTAACGGCGGCGGTGAGCCAACAGGCGCAGTTGCTGATGCAATCAATTCAGCATTTGGTTCTTTTGAAGAATTTAAAAAGCAATTTAACGAAAAAGCAGTTAATAACTTTGGTTCAAGCTGGACTTGGTTAGTGAAAAAACCTGACGGTACGGTAGATATTGTAAATACATCTAACGCAGCAACGCCACTAACAGATGCTGATACCAAGCCTTTATTAACGGTTGATTTATGGGAACACGCTTATTACATTGATTATCGCAATGTACGCCCTAATTACCTTGAAGCTTTTTGGGCATTAGTAAACTGGGACTTTGTTGCTGCTAATTTAGCAAGCTAA